A single genomic interval of Desulfovibrio sp. harbors:
- a CDS encoding PAS domain S-box protein, translating into MSDSVKTKEQLIAELEAARRRISELEADEKAGREARASLHAKDALLGAMLRNLPFDFWARDTSERVIMQSDESIRVWGDLSRASIDEGDTAREIVESWRASNRRALAGEILSEDRHYAPTNGEPGIFHAILAPIRDKDAILGILGINIDITKSRRAEEALRESEERMRLLVENAGDAIYLADQTGRFLDVNPEACRQTGYSREELLAMRIKDVDADERPDLDAFVEYLRSVEKTSFETLHRRKDGSTFPVEVRAAIIDNGGKALLLGFARDISERKKTEEKLRKSQERLRIVSENIYDWEYWRGPDGKYQWMSPSCEAITGYTPEEFIQDPDDLVLKIVHPDDKHIWISHIEEVNSHQPPHQELDFRIITRSGDTVWLSHTCKPIYNQDGVYLGRQGCNRDITDRKLIEDASRESEARFRMLFENAPLPYQSLDERGYFLDVNKKWQDTLGYAKDEVVGRWFGDFLGEGFVEHFDRNFPMFKQACMIDGVEFDMVTKDGRTVRVAFNGRVQQGDKGEFLRTHCIFTDITERKQAEQAIATSLREKEILLREIHHRVKNNLQIISSLLSLQADGLNDPVLRNVLAESRGRVMSMALIHEQLYRSHNLSGINMDDYLRQLLPRLVTAYKGQRTISLRLDLSAISLTLDQSIPFGLIVNELVTNALKHGFKDKDQGTVTVAASLAPDRVTVVVQDDGVGLPEGFQIQTAATLGLQIVSMLTNQLRGELFVQSEAGAAFTLTFPHRAR; encoded by the coding sequence ATGTCTGACAGCGTAAAGACCAAGGAACAGCTCATCGCCGAGCTTGAAGCGGCCCGCAGGCGTATCTCGGAACTTGAGGCGGATGAAAAAGCCGGAAGAGAGGCCCGGGCGTCCCTTCATGCCAAGGACGCCCTGCTCGGCGCCATGCTGCGCAACCTTCCCTTCGATTTCTGGGCGCGCGACACATCTGAGCGCGTCATCATGCAGAGCGATGAATCCATAAGGGTCTGGGGCGACCTGTCGCGGGCCTCGATTGACGAGGGGGACACCGCCCGCGAAATCGTCGAATCCTGGCGAGCAAGCAACAGGCGCGCCCTTGCCGGGGAAATCCTTTCCGAAGACAGGCACTACGCTCCCACCAATGGCGAGCCCGGCATCTTTCACGCCATTCTGGCCCCCATCCGGGACAAGGACGCGATCCTGGGCATCCTGGGCATCAACATCGACATCACCAAAAGCAGGCGGGCCGAGGAGGCCCTGCGCGAAAGCGAGGAGCGCATGCGCCTGCTGGTGGAGAACGCCGGAGACGCCATCTACCTGGCCGACCAGACCGGCAGGTTCCTGGACGTGAACCCCGAGGCCTGCCGCCAGACCGGCTACTCCCGCGAAGAACTGCTCGCCATGAGAATAAAGGACGTGGATGCAGATGAAAGGCCGGATCTGGACGCCTTCGTCGAGTACCTGCGGTCCGTTGAAAAGACCTCCTTCGAAACCCTGCACCGACGCAAGGACGGATCGACCTTTCCGGTGGAGGTGCGGGCCGCCATCATTGATAATGGCGGCAAGGCCCTGCTCCTTGGCTTCGCGCGCGACATCTCCGAGAGAAAGAAGACCGAAGAGAAGCTACGGAAAAGTCAGGAACGCCTGCGCATCGTCTCCGAGAACATCTACGACTGGGAGTACTGGCGCGGACCGGACGGGAAGTATCAATGGATGTCGCCGTCGTGCGAAGCCATAACGGGCTACACCCCCGAGGAGTTCATCCAGGATCCGGATGACCTTGTCCTTAAAATCGTCCACCCGGACGACAAACACATCTGGATAAGCCATATCGAAGAAGTGAACAGCCACCAGCCGCCTCATCAGGAACTTGATTTTAGGATAATTACCCGCAGTGGCGACACCGTGTGGCTTAGCCACACCTGCAAGCCCATCTACAACCAGGACGGCGTTTACTTGGGCCGCCAGGGCTGCAACCGCGACATCACCGACCGCAAGCTGATTGAAGACGCCTCGCGGGAAAGCGAAGCCCGTTTCCGCATGCTCTTCGAGAACGCCCCCCTGCCGTACCAGTCGCTGGATGAAAGGGGGTATTTCCTGGACGTGAACAAGAAGTGGCAGGATACGCTGGGATACGCCAAGGATGAGGTGGTGGGGCGGTGGTTCGGGGATTTTCTCGGCGAGGGCTTCGTGGAGCACTTCGACCGCAATTTCCCCATGTTCAAGCAGGCCTGCATGATCGATGGCGTCGAGTTCGACATGGTCACCAAAGACGGCCGGACCGTCCGGGTCGCCTTCAACGGCAGGGTGCAACAGGGCGACAAGGGCGAATTTTTGAGAACCCACTGCATCTTCACCGACATAACTGAGCGCAAGCAGGCGGAACAGGCCATAGCGACGTCCTTGCGGGAAAAGGAAATTCTTCTTCGCGAGATCCACCACCGGGTGAAAAACAACCTCCAGATCATCTCGAGCCTTTTAAGCCTCCAGGCGGACGGGCTGAACGACCCCGTGCTCCGGAACGTACTGGCCGAGAGCAGGGGGCGGGTGATGTCCATGGCGCTCATTCACGAGCAGTTGTACCGCTCGCACAACCTGAGCGGGATCAACATGGACGACTATCTCCGGCAGCTCCTGCCCCGGCTGGTGACGGCATACAAAGGCCAAAGGACAATCTCGCTGCGCCTTGATCTGTCCGCCATCTCCCTGACGCTCGACCAGTCCATCCCCTTCGGGCTCATCGTGAACGAACTGGTCACCAACGCCCTCAAGCACGGCTTCAAGGACAAAGACCAGGGCACGGTGACCGTGGCGGCGTCGCTGGCCCCTGACCGCGTGACCGTGGTGGTGCAAGACGACGGGGTGGGGCTGCCCGAAGGCTTCCAGATCCAAACCGCCGCCACGCTGGGGCTCCAGATCGTCTCCATGCTCACCAACCAGCTTCGCGGGGAGCTTTTCGTGCAGTCCGAGGCGGGAGCCGCCTTCACTCTCACGTTTCCGCACCGGGCTCGTTGA
- a CDS encoding GHKL domain-containing protein, which produces MAALTGFTSWVGVLAGCAALAALSLTTLYSYLLFHTLAELFSIIIASGVFFMAWNSRPYHKNGYLLFIGIAYLFVALFDVLHTMAYKGMDVFPGFDDNNLPPQIWLVARYMEALALLFAPLFFRRRVFPAVTFGCFLTISLVALLAIFHWKVFPDCFLPGVGLTSFKIVSEYAIMAILVVATALLLRNKDRFEPDVLRLLILSILATIATEFCFTLYVHLYAPSNLLGHLFKIVSFWFMYQAIIVTGLTKPYDLLLRDLQLEIEERKKAEQVRENVERIIRHDIKSPLIGLQSMAKLAFEDKLNDEFRALLPGLMRGVRNVIGLLDSTEKIHQMEKGTYAPQAVRFDLLEVMHDVEASLAPLTKARQVRLVHSWDSGPAMAQEASLLSGEQFLVEIMLTNLVKNAVEASPKGGQVTVSWHIENNRLRIDIHNQGAIPEAVRDTFFEKFATADKSYGTGLGTYSARLIARAHGGDISFTTSQAEGTTVTVTLPCPKASD; this is translated from the coding sequence GTGGCAGCTTTGACGGGTTTTACATCGTGGGTTGGCGTGCTCGCCGGGTGCGCGGCCCTGGCCGCCCTCAGCCTCACCACGCTCTACAGCTACCTTCTTTTCCACACCCTGGCCGAACTGTTCAGCATAATTATCGCCAGCGGCGTCTTCTTCATGGCCTGGAACTCAAGGCCCTACCACAAGAACGGCTACCTGCTGTTCATCGGCATCGCCTATCTCTTCGTGGCCCTCTTCGACGTGCTGCACACCATGGCCTACAAGGGCATGGACGTGTTCCCGGGCTTCGACGACAACAACCTCCCGCCCCAGATATGGCTGGTGGCGCGCTACATGGAGGCCCTGGCCCTGTTGTTCGCTCCCCTGTTCTTTCGCCGCCGGGTTTTCCCCGCCGTAACGTTCGGCTGCTTCCTTACCATAAGTTTGGTTGCCCTGCTGGCGATCTTCCACTGGAAAGTATTCCCGGACTGCTTCCTGCCCGGAGTGGGCCTGACCTCTTTCAAGATCGTAAGCGAATACGCGATCATGGCCATCCTTGTCGTCGCCACTGCGCTGCTTTTACGCAACAAAGACAGGTTCGAGCCCGACGTGCTGCGCCTGCTCATTCTCTCGATTCTTGCCACCATCGCCACGGAGTTCTGCTTCACGCTCTACGTGCACCTCTACGCCCCCAGCAACCTGCTTGGGCACCTGTTCAAGATCGTCTCGTTCTGGTTCATGTACCAGGCCATAATAGTCACCGGCCTCACCAAGCCTTACGACCTGCTGCTTCGCGATCTCCAGCTTGAGATCGAGGAGCGCAAGAAGGCCGAGCAGGTGCGCGAGAACGTGGAGCGCATCATCCGCCACGACATCAAGTCGCCCCTTATTGGGCTGCAGAGCATGGCGAAACTCGCGTTCGAGGATAAATTGAATGACGAATTCCGCGCCTTGCTTCCCGGTCTCATGCGCGGGGTCCGCAACGTGATAGGCCTCCTGGATTCCACCGAGAAGATACACCAGATGGAGAAAGGCACGTACGCTCCCCAGGCCGTTCGCTTCGATCTGCTGGAGGTGATGCACGACGTCGAGGCGTCTCTTGCGCCGTTGACCAAAGCCCGCCAGGTCCGGCTCGTTCACTCCTGGGACTCGGGTCCGGCTATGGCGCAGGAAGCGTCACTGCTTTCGGGAGAGCAGTTCCTTGTGGAGATAATGCTGACGAACCTGGTGAAAAACGCCGTGGAGGCTTCACCCAAAGGCGGCCAGGTCACAGTTTCCTGGCACATCGAAAACAACAGGCTGCGCATCGACATCCACAACCAGGGCGCCATCCCGGAAGCCGTGCGGGACACGTTCTTCGAGAAGTTCGCCACCGCGGACAAAAGCTACGGCACCGGGCTTGGGACATACAGCGCCCGGCTCATCGCCCGGGCCCACGGCGGGGACATCTCGTTCACCACTTCGCAGGCCGAAGGGACCACAGTCACGGTCACCCTTCCCTGCCCGAAAGCCTCAGATTGA
- a CDS encoding GGDEF domain-containing protein, whose protein sequence is MPKKLSLRARFALTFSVLIILSSGVLSILIGMRASQVAEAQIGSHLADIAAQMADKLDRTMWTRTREVILFSGRDIFQSPGRFGDIREAIDQLHAAIPFYSWVGFLAPDGTVIESTGSILKDQNISQRPVYVEGIKGLFIGDVHDAVLLSKLLPNPTGEPMQFVDISLPIKDASGKLIGVLATHLGWQWAKEVEASILSSLKDERDLDLFILAQGGTILLGDTTLYGKTLDLPLLAHSRSAPSVWAVETWPDGKKYLTGAAFGKGFREYGGLGWTVIARQPVKEAYAPVRVLMRDIFLVGALLSVLFAGAGLFIAGRVIKPLKTITDTADRIRLGEDVAIPENQDIPEIKTLAASLSSLIDSLTKSEIVRDRMQRLATRDPLTGLSNRLGLSEHLATALPRLTRQGASLEVLCLDLDGFKAVNDTLGHQAGDELLREVARRLTGCLRGEDVLVRQGGDEFIVLVETKGQERNEVPLLAGRILQSIEQPFVLEGQTATVGVSIGAATWPLHGKRIEDVLARADAALYEAKRRGKNRLVQA, encoded by the coding sequence ATGCCAAAAAAGCTCAGTCTCCGCGCCCGGTTCGCCCTTACCTTTTCCGTGCTCATCATCCTGTCGAGCGGCGTGCTGAGCATTCTCATCGGCATGCGGGCCAGCCAGGTGGCCGAGGCGCAGATCGGCTCGCACCTGGCGGACATAGCCGCCCAAATGGCGGACAAGCTGGACCGCACCATGTGGACCAGAACCAGGGAAGTCATCCTCTTTTCCGGGCGAGACATCTTCCAGTCGCCCGGCAGGTTCGGAGACATCCGGGAAGCGATCGACCAGTTGCACGCCGCCATCCCGTTCTACTCCTGGGTCGGCTTCCTGGCGCCGGACGGCACGGTCATCGAGTCCACGGGCTCCATCCTGAAGGACCAGAACATCTCCCAGCGCCCCGTGTACGTCGAGGGCATCAAAGGGCTTTTCATCGGCGACGTCCACGACGCCGTGCTCCTGTCCAAGCTTTTGCCCAACCCCACGGGCGAACCCATGCAATTCGTGGACATAAGCCTCCCCATAAAGGACGCTTCCGGCAAACTGATCGGCGTGCTGGCCACCCATCTTGGCTGGCAGTGGGCCAAGGAGGTCGAGGCCTCCATCCTGAGTTCGCTCAAGGATGAACGCGACCTGGACCTCTTCATCCTGGCCCAGGGAGGAACGATACTTCTGGGCGACACCACGCTCTACGGAAAAACCCTGGACCTACCGCTTCTGGCGCATAGCCGCAGCGCCCCAAGCGTCTGGGCCGTGGAGACCTGGCCGGACGGAAAAAAGTACCTCACCGGGGCCGCCTTCGGGAAAGGCTTCCGGGAGTACGGCGGGCTCGGCTGGACGGTCATCGCCCGCCAGCCCGTTAAGGAGGCCTATGCGCCGGTGCGCGTGCTCATGCGCGACATCTTCCTGGTGGGCGCACTGCTCTCCGTTCTGTTCGCCGGAGCGGGACTGTTCATCGCGGGGCGGGTGATAAAGCCGCTCAAGACCATTACCGACACGGCCGACAGAATACGCCTTGGCGAGGATGTGGCCATCCCGGAGAACCAGGACATCCCGGAAATAAAGACCTTGGCCGCCTCGCTTTCCTCGCTCATCGACAGCCTGACCAAAAGCGAAATCGTACGCGACCGCATGCAGCGCCTGGCTACCAGGGACCCGCTCACCGGGCTCTCCAACCGGCTGGGGTTGTCCGAACATCTGGCCACGGCCCTGCCGCGCCTCACACGCCAAGGCGCATCGCTTGAGGTGCTCTGCCTGGACCTGGACGGATTCAAGGCGGTAAACGACACCCTGGGCCATCAGGCCGGCGACGAACTGCTCAGGGAAGTGGCCCGGCGCCTGACTGGCTGCCTGAGGGGGGAGGATGTGCTCGTGCGCCAGGGTGGTGACGAATTCATCGTTCTGGTGGAAACAAAGGGCCAGGAGCGAAACGAGGTTCCTCTCCTGGCCGGGCGCATTTTACAATCGATTGAACAGCCATTCGTGCTGGAAGGCCAGACGGCCACCGTCGGGGTCAGCATCGGCGCCGCGACCTGGCCATTGCACGGGAAACGGATCGAAGACGTGCTGGCCAGGGCAGATGCGGCCCTGTACGAGGCCAAACGCAGGGGAAAGAACAGGCTGGTACAGGCCTGA
- a CDS encoding metallophosphoesterase yields MRHVERMAGRLAGLLAFAALVCLAAFSPALAAGEAGEQTGKVWSFVLLGDTRDVTKKSATGISAGLADLAGHIAAEPVKPDLVIHAGDLTNGYWLKAPSPLLKLDPTVRYREMYRNFLEATAPIREAGIAMYYVRGNHEFGGEINPGAGVPELIAAYGELFAARMPQNGPEDSKGLNYSFTHKSANFIVTDQYTGSQGRSVRINLPWIKGQLESGQSPVTFVLGHSPAFTTSVSEEYEFQLAAVADRDPFWQALTAHKVKAYLCCHEHFYARGAVDGIWQVVQGNGGASPMTYDPKAQDKRLTNIFPHKRVPAKEMLRGYMVITVDETTGTVTAQEKCVKDGKMVVTDSFTM; encoded by the coding sequence ATGAGGCATGTCGAGCGGATGGCGGGACGTCTGGCGGGGCTGTTGGCCTTCGCGGCCCTTGTTTGCCTGGCGGCCTTTTCCCCGGCCCTGGCCGCTGGCGAGGCGGGCGAACAAACGGGCAAGGTGTGGAGCTTTGTGCTGTTGGGCGACACCCGCGACGTGACCAAAAAAAGCGCCACGGGCATAAGCGCCGGGCTGGCCGACCTGGCCGGGCACATAGCGGCCGAGCCCGTGAAGCCGGATCTGGTGATCCACGCCGGAGACCTGACCAACGGCTATTGGCTCAAAGCCCCCAGCCCGCTTTTGAAGCTTGATCCTACGGTTCGCTACCGCGAGATGTACAGGAACTTCCTGGAGGCCACGGCCCCCATCCGCGAGGCGGGTATCGCCATGTATTATGTGCGGGGCAACCATGAATTCGGCGGAGAAATAAACCCCGGGGCTGGCGTGCCGGAGCTCATAGCGGCCTACGGCGAGCTGTTCGCCGCCAGGATGCCCCAGAACGGGCCGGAGGATTCCAAGGGCCTGAACTACAGCTTCACCCACAAGTCGGCCAATTTCATCGTCACCGACCAATATACCGGCAGCCAGGGCCGCAGCGTGCGCATCAACCTGCCCTGGATCAAGGGGCAGCTCGAATCCGGGCAAAGCCCCGTCACCTTCGTTTTGGGCCACAGCCCGGCCTTCACCACCAGCGTGTCCGAGGAATACGAGTTCCAGCTGGCGGCCGTGGCGGATCGCGACCCGTTCTGGCAGGCCCTCACCGCTCACAAGGTGAAGGCCTACCTGTGCTGCCACGAGCATTTCTACGCCCGGGGCGCGGTGGACGGTATCTGGCAGGTGGTGCAGGGCAACGGCGGGGCCAGCCCCATGACCTACGACCCCAAGGCGCAGGACAAACGCCTGACCAACATCTTTCCGCACAAGCGCGTGCCGGCGAAGGAGATGCTGCGCGGGTACATGGTGATCACCGTGGACGAGACCACCGGGACGGTGACGGCCCAGGAGAAGTGCGTGAAGGACGGGAAGATGGTGGTGACGGACAGCTTCACCATGTGA